A genomic window from Candidatus Methanomethylicota archaeon includes:
- a CDS encoding SPASM domain-containing protein: DEAVSYLISKIKERLKQGGWRNLALITEAFRIEYYEIVRKLYKERKQQIKSYAGFASAHISPVGEVWECAVYATSMGNLRNYDYDFRKLWTSKQAQQVRQKVKQAHPCPLANECYSNMLLSPTYLYKVAKNYLSSI; encoded by the coding sequence GATGAGGCAGTATCGTATTTAATTTCGAAAATAAAGGAAAGGCTGAAACAAGGAGGTTGGAGAAATTTAGCTTTAATAACAGAAGCATTTAGAATTGAATACTATGAAATCGTCAGAAAATTATATAAGGAAAGAAAACAGCAGATAAAATCCTATGCAGGCTTTGCCTCCGCCCACATTTCGCCTGTTGGCGAAGTCTGGGAATGCGCCGTTTACGCCACATCAATGGGAAACCTAAGAAACTACGACTACGACTTCAGAAAACTGTGGACCTCCAAGCAAGCGCAACAGGTACGCCAAAAAGTCAAGCAAGCGCACCCCTGCCCACTAGCCAACGAATGCTATTCTAACATGTTACTCAGCCCTACGTATCTTTATAAAGTCGCGAAGAACTACCTCTCCAGCATATGA
- a CDS encoding GDP-mannose 4,6-dehydratase produces MRVNDNNGIIFITGGTGFIGSHIVEELIMKGYRLRCLVRKKESAAKILYLLRNIPNSEKYIEFVYGDITQKLPKHYFRDVTIVLHLAAAIETGYYQNYDVLYKTNVLGTRNVVEAILAGGETIENFIHFSSMAAIGIRDLDTLVTEDIECKPDTPYGKTKYESELLLRRYWEENKLPVTILRLPTVYGPREQYNFRKLVKAIKNKRFAFIGDGENLTSVLYVKNLSHEIDKFFVKGRGEIYHLADPEPISWKRLVEYISEALGIQPPALHIPVSLAKVAALAFEVIAKLTHIEPPLHRGRVKTLTSNFAFSIEKAVKEIGYSPPYPTQIAIKETILSISNEI; encoded by the coding sequence ATGAGAGTAAACGATAATAACGGTATCATTTTCATTACAGGGGGTACAGGTTTTATAGGTTCTCATATAGTAGAAGAATTAATAATGAAAGGTTATAGATTAAGATGTTTAGTTCGTAAAAAGGAAAGTGCAGCAAAAATACTTTATTTATTACGTAATATTCCAAATTCAGAAAAATATATAGAATTTGTTTATGGTGATATAACGCAAAAGTTACCAAAACATTACTTTCGCGATGTAACGATTGTGCTTCATTTAGCTGCTGCTATCGAGACTGGTTATTACCAGAATTATGACGTATTATATAAAACCAATGTTTTAGGTACAAGAAATGTAGTGGAAGCGATATTAGCTGGAGGAGAAACAATTGAAAACTTTATCCATTTTAGTAGTATGGCAGCTATTGGTATCCGAGATCTCGACACGCTGGTTACTGAAGATATAGAATGCAAACCAGATACTCCCTATGGTAAGACCAAATATGAGAGTGAGCTCCTACTTAGAAGATACTGGGAAGAAAACAAATTACCAGTCACAATTCTGAGATTACCCACGGTATACGGTCCTCGTGAACAATATAATTTCAGAAAATTAGTCAAAGCCATTAAGAACAAAAGATTTGCTTTTATAGGAGATGGAGAGAATTTAACTAGCGTCCTCTATGTAAAGAATCTTAGCCATGAAATAGATAAATTCTTCGTAAAAGGGAGAGGCGAAATATACCATTTAGCAGACCCGGAACCGATATCATGGAAAAGATTAGTTGAATACATCTCAGAAGCTTTAGGCATACAGCCACCAGCACTACACATTCCGGTATCATTAGCGAAAGTAGCTGCTTTAGCATTCGAAGTAATAGCCAAACTCACTCATATAGAGCCTCCCTTGCACAGAGGCCGCGTAAAAACATTAACAAGTAACTTTGCTTTTAGCATAGAAAAAGCAGTTAAAGAAATCGGGTATTCTCCTCCCTATCCAACACAGATCGCAATAAAAGAAACGATCTTGAGCATTTCAAATGAAATTTAA